A stretch of the Salminus brasiliensis chromosome 23, fSalBra1.hap2, whole genome shotgun sequence genome encodes the following:
- the glula gene encoding glutamate-ammonia ligase (glutamine synthase) a, which produces MATSSSAQLSKLVKRQYMELPQGDKVQAMYIWIDGTGEGLRCKTRTLDSEPKSIEDLPEWNFDGSSTYQSEGSNSDMYLVPSAMFRDPFRKDPNKLVLCEVLKYNRKPAETNHRITCKKIMQMVEDQSPWFGMEQEYTILGTDGHPFGWPSNGFPGPQGPYYCGVGADKAYGRDIVEAHYKACLYAGVKICGTNAEVMPAQWEFQVGPCEGIEMGDHLWVARFILHRVCEDFGVVASFDPKPIPGNWNGAGCHTNFSTKEMREEGGLKFIEESIEKLGKRHNYHIRAYDPKGGLDNARRLTGHHETSNIHEFSAGVANRGASIRIPRAVGQEKKGYFEDRRPSANCDPYAVTQALIRTCLLSEEGDEPVDY; this is translated from the exons ATGGCAACATCGTCCAGCGCACAGCTCAGCAAACTGGTCAAGCGCCAGTATATGGAGCTTCCCCAGGGGGACAAAGTGCAGGCCATGTACATCTGGATTGATGGAACTGGAGAAGGGCTGAGATGCAAGACCAGAACGTTGGATTCTGAACCGAAGAGCATTGAAG atctGCCAGAGTGGAATTTTGATGGTTCCAGCACCTACCAGTCTGAAGGCTCCAACAGCGACATGTATCTGGTTCCTTCTGCCATGTTCCGGGACCCCTTCCGCAAAGACCCCAATAAACTTGTCCTCTGTGAGGTGCTGAAGTACAACCGCAAGCCTGCTG AAACCAACCATCGTATTACTTGCAAGAAGATCATGCAGATGGTGGAGGACCAAAGCCCTTGGTTCGGAATGGAGCAGGAGTACACCATCCTGGGCACAGATGGGCATCCCTTTGGCTGGCCCTCCAATGGTTTTCCTGGACCACAGG GCCCCTACTACTGCGGCGTTGGGGCAGATAAGGCGTATGGCCGAGACATTGTTGAAGCTCACTACAAAGCCTGCCTGTATGCCGGGGTGAAGATTTGTGGCACGAATGCTGAAGTCATGCCCGCTCAG tggGAGTTCCAGGTAGGCCCTTGTGAAGGCATTGAAATGGGAGATCACTTGTGGGTGGCTCGCTTCATCCTTCACAGGGTCTGTGAAGATTTCGGTGTGGTGGCCTCGTTTGACCCCAAGCCCATCCCAGGCAACTGGAACGGCGCTGGCTGCCACACTAACTTCAGCACTAAGGAGATGCGGGAAGAAGGTGGCCTGAA ATTCATCGAAGAGTCCATTGAGAAGCTTGGGAAGAGGCACAACTACCACATCCGGGCCTATGACCCTAAAGGGGGGCTGGACAACGCTCGCAGGCTGACCGGCCACCACGAGACCTCCAACATCCACGAGTTTTCCGCTGGCGTGGCTAACCGCGGTGCTAGCATCCGCATTCCTCGCGCCGTGGGCCAGGAGAAGAAGGGATACTTCGAGGATCGCCGTCCTTCCGCCAACTGCGACCCGTACGCCGTCACTCAGGCGCTAATACGCACATGTCTGCTTAGCGAAGAAGGAGACGAACCTGTGGACTATTAg